Within the Nyctibius grandis isolate bNycGra1 chromosome 4, bNycGra1.pri, whole genome shotgun sequence genome, the region ACAGTATTTGCTAACCCTGGGCTTTACTCAGCGTGCTGTTTTACAGTGGATCACCTCACCTACATAGATCTGGGGCAGGGTCTGGCTTTTGGAAGAGAGGAGTCCAACAGCTTTTCCGTATTACATCATACCATAAGCAGTTCTGATCTATTTGGAATTTCCAGGGAAATATAATACGGAACACTAGAGGAAAACATGTGTTtgcctctccccacctccccttcCTCACGTTTTCTGATCCTGCTTTAAGCCTGAAGCAGTGAGAAAGAATGCAgtgcattttcagtttcttacaTCAGGGAAATCATCATCCACTGCTGTTATCATGAGGGGGCTTGAAGGATTACCAGCTTGGAAGACAAAGCTTCTCGCGGGCAGACCAACAAATACTGTCCCGTTGTAGATCCCGCTCTCAAAGTACGGTGGATAATGACTTTTATTGATGACCTTAATCTCTACACTGGCTATGGAGTATTTCTGTATGTTGTTGACCTGGGTGgcctggagagaaaaagagagagagagatgctggTCTTTTCCTATTAGTGATGAGACATAAAATGATAGGCCTGATCTGAAGCCCAGTGCAACCCATGGGGTTCTTTCCATCATTTTCAGTAAGCTTTGAGCCAGGCCTGTCACAGGTGGCCTTATGGTTTGGAGTCCTTGTGTTTTactttgcttctgctgttggCCCTCCACACAGTCTTCATCTAGCCCCAAAGTCTAGGTATGACTCTCCACAGAGGCCACATCTCGACAAAGTGCCGTGCTCCAGTACAAAGCAGTGAGATTCCAGCACCAGCAGGCAAGGTGTGCTCAGTTTCGTGAGGGTTTGGGTCAGTTCACTTACTGCCTTAGAGTCCACATCTCCCTGGGTACGTGTGTACAGGGAGTGCTTTTCAactccctcctttcctcttgAGCTGTAGCCAAAAGAGGAGCTTGTCTCTAGGGTTGAGTGACGTTAACTGCTGTAACACAAGCTCCAGTCATGCCTAAAGAAAGCCTTCCAGTCATGTTCCTCCATACTTTCAACTCAGCAGGATGTCCCCACGCAGTTAATTTGCTTTGATGTTGCAACCCACACATAAAAGAAAAGCCTCTTAACTTGTACAAGAGCTTTGCATGTAAGTTGGTGTAAGACACTGGTCAAATACTAGGCCATTTCAAAAGCAAGGGTGTAACCAAGTATAGCTTTAATTATTAATGTAATTGACTCCTGTCACATCAAGACCGCTGCTTCCTAGAAAGCCAGCTATGCTGGGCTGTTGTCTGCAATATCATCAGACTTACCATGACTTGCAATAAGTAGGAGTCTGGGGAAGTTGCCACTTTGTTCATAGTTAGATTCCCTGTGTCTGCATCCACTGAGAATATCTTGTCTGTATCCcctaaagaaaatggaaagactATTCAAACATCTATGTTGCATATATGTTAAAATATCAGCAAAAAATGTAGTTCTCTTCCTCGCTCCGAGACACTGTGGACGGTATTTAGACAAGGACCCCCCAGTCTGGGGTTCCCTATAGACTGTGGCGCAGGGAGGCCACACTACATCCAAAATGCCAGTGGAATTTAAGGTTCTTTAATGTGTTTATCATCAGGAGGGTATTCACAGACATGGTGCCATGTGGCATAGGTAAAGGGAGATGGAACAAGTGAGCACTCTACCTAACCAATATGATCTGCCTTTGCCTTGATAGTTATTCAGACcaatattgtttttttaaaaaaaaaaatcctttgaatGCAATAAGTGGCCCAGGCAATGATTGGGCAATCAGTTGACTGTATTCAAGTAATCTTTTTGAAATCAAGACTAAAACAGGGCAGATTAGATAGTGGCAATGTGCTGGGGAATAAAAACATAGTTCTTAGCAATGAATGAAAGTTATGCTGGTGACGTGGGAATTTTAGGTTCAGCTCAAACACTGAATGAAAGTGGTGTGAGCAGATTGGTAAAATCAAGTCTAAAAGCTTAAAGGTAAAACATGTCTCACCTCCCAAAAACCAAAATTCCTTTTGAAACAGATTTCATGGAGGCTGGTTTGTGGGACTgtaattctcattttcttcctctctgtacAGTCTGTTTCTTCTACTTAATCCACAATGTTCTGTGGATCCAGTTATGTTTCTGTGGCAGAAACAGAGGGGCAAATCCCCAGGCCCTCAACTCTCAAGTGCTGTGGAGGGTATCTGCTCTTGGCAGGTAACACAGGGGACACGAGAGCAATGCAGTTCGTGGAAGGTGACAACTCCTACTCACCGCCAACAATACTGTACAcgattttttcatttaaagtgtaGTCAGGATCAATAGCATAGATAGGCCCCGGCTCTAGGATGAGTGGTTCCCTCTGCAATAACAAGGCAAAGCGTTACATACAACACTACAGCACCACATTAGCATTTGCAGCATTCTCTCTTCCCAGCGTGGCTCTGGTGGTGTTGTCAGGGCAGAATGGCATTTATTGCCGGGGCACGGCTGTAACAGGGCAGAGGTGAGACAGCCTCGAGCAAGGGGGTTCCCAGCTCTTGCCTCTCCTGCGATGTGCTGCAGGAACAAGGACAAGCAGTGCTGGTTGTGGTGGGATGACTTCCACTTTCCAGGATGATGAAGGCTTCCTGTCATGCTGAATCATCTGCATTTATGACTGGAGATCAGCAGGAGCTCATGGAAATTATTAGGCACTACCCACTGGGAACAGCATCTGGATATTGAGAATAGCACCGAGGGTACTGTTTGACCAAGCCTGCTTACCGACATCTCGGAGATATTGACCCTCCCAGTGTAGGGGCTGCTGATGCAAATGCTATTGTCCGTGTTAATGAAGGTACAGGGTAGGAACCAGGGTGGTTTGGTGTCAGCTTGTTCAATAAATATCTCTATTGTTGCGGTAGCTGTGTGGGTGGTCTCGGTGCTGCCCACAGGCCTGTCCTGTACCCAAAGGCAAAGCATACTCGTGAGATGCAAGTTTTGTTGCCAAAACAAGAACTCATCTGCAAAAGCCAGTAGCCCAGTGTCTTTTAGCTGTTGTAACTCCACTCTAAGCCTTAGCAGTTTATGTGAAATGAGCTACAGCAGTGAATTATCTCATTCTGCTGACAAAGGTGGTCTGTCACTGTGTAATTATGGAGGGTGTAAGGCTGCTCCAAATTCACCGCCCCCAGTATCCaccctccctcctgccatccCACAGATCTCCCATTCAGACTTACCCTTCAGTTAAGAGCGACTGGGGCAAACAAGGCATTTTGTTCCTCCCAAAGAACTTACCCTTGCATACAAGAACAATGTTGTTGATTTAAATTTCTCATAGTCCAAcgttttttgtaaataaatttctGGGTTATTAACTCCTTTTATGGCAAAATAACCATCTGTGCCCtggtgaggggaaaaagaaaaaccctacTCAGACTCAATCACTGGCATGTTCAAAATAATGCTCATTGCTGTGTTTGTCATCCCAATCAGACCTTTAATCCCAGGGAcctggcagggggtggggggcagtGTGGGAATACCAGATCTATTTAATCTTTGGTATTGCACGCTGGAGTTGCCTGGCTTGTCGGAAAGGTTTGTTCATGTTCCTGTGAGTTTTCTTCTCCAAGTTCCCCAGCTTTGCCTGCCTACCTGCTCAGCAGGTACTGGATGAAATCTTTTACCTCCTACACTCAACAGATTGCCAACAATCCTTGACTTTGGGTCCGTGACAGCCAAGCAATCTCACATCCATGCACAAAACAGATCAAAGATGGCTCAGCCTCTGTGAGCTGGTGAGATCACTTCCCTTAGCCTGGCACAGCTGAACTTTGGAAGCAACTGTAAAGCCAAAGTGAAAGAACATACGTTGCATTTTCCTCTATAACCTTTGGCACTTGCTTTAGTTCTCCTTTAATCTTATGTCTTGCCCAGAATTCCTCTGAATTTCTAAATCCCTTTGGATTTACACCAATGTGAGTGCAAAGTCTTGTCCCAGGGCTGAAAATCAAAAACTTGTGGTTTCTGTTCACAACCCTTAAAGTACCTGGGGTTACGGAGGTAATGGAGGCAGCATGTCAGACATTGCCTGCTCACTCCACAacgttttttaaaaatgtaaatatacattttgtttctctcttgaatttatttttttgagtttCTAGCAGGCCCTTGCACTCTAGGCTGGCATCAATTTAACTGCGCATGTAATTCATTTCCCATGTTACCAAGCAAACTGCTTAAGAGCAAATAAACTAAGGCACTAAATTGGGACCTGGGGAAAGTGGAGTCTGCCTTTGGCTCTGCCAAAGATTTTTTGTGTGATCTTGGGCAGctcatgttttttcctctctgcaccGACACTGCTAGCAAACAGAATAACTCCTTCTTTTACTATCCCACTCAGCACAGTTCTGAACGGTGAGGTACGAAGGTCTCTCCTGATATGTTTACAGACCATCCCAACCAGACTTCCCTAGATCATATGGCTCAGAATATCCCAGATGACAGTTTAATCTGTATACTGTAATGAAAGTGCGCGCAGTAAAAGAATTCACTACCTGCAATGCTGATTGCTCTGTTCTGCTAACCAAACCAAGGTTTAATTTCTCCAGAAGATGTGGCTCTTCCAGAAGCTGTCAGAGAACTAAATGCAATACAGTGAACTCAGCCTCAAAGTTGGGGCTCTTCTGAACTAAACACAAAGACTTCTCTAGAGctaccattttttccccaaagaacaAAGATGCTCACCGCCACTATTGCTGTGAGTTCATAATAGATGGTGTCCAGGTCAGCATCGCTAGCACTTAAATCTTCACGGGCTACAATGGTTGCATTCACTTTTGTATCCTGAAACAAAGTTGCTGTGGTTGGTTATTCTCTCTGTGAAATGAGCTGGAGACTTCTCCCTGCTAACCCTTCCTCAGTCCCACGGCACTGGGTGGCCCCGTGCCCCCTTCACTTCCATAAAAACTTACCTCAGGAACAACCTCGGTGAGATTCGTTTGCTTGAACACTGGGCTGTTATCGTTCACGTTGAGAATGGTCACAATAATTTCCAAAGTATCACTCTGCAGAAAAGGTAAAGCGAGAGaatcaaagacaaaaataagacTGCTAGGGGCTGAGTGACCAGAGGGGACAGTGTAAGGACCACAGCTGGATgggggctggatggggctaGGGCTTGCAGCCAGCCCATAGCGTGTGTGGGGTTTGTGGGTTTGTTCCCACCCACTGCCCATTCACAGAGCCTTGGGCACTCTCTGACTGTGAGAGGAGTGTGTATGTCCACAAAGAAAAGGACACGTCCTCATCCTGGTCTGTGGACTaggaagagcagagggaagTGCGTGCTGCCCTGCAGTACCTTGTAACAGGGCTGAGTGTTTGGAAGAGCACTCACCTGCCCAGCAGTGTTCCGACAGATCAGGTCCACTAGCAGCAAGGTGTCTGTCTGtatgcaaaaccaaaaacacagcCGTTGGAGAAACAAGCCAAAATGTACTAATGCTTTCTAAAGCAAATGAGACAAATACACGTATTGCTGAATCAGAAATGCTGCAGGGCTTTATCTCGTTTTCAGGCATATctaacttttcctttctttcctttacagCCATCCATCAGCGCTGGGATCTTCTTTATGATGGACTCAAAGCAGACTGATCTCCCAGCTTCTCTCCCTGTGGTCCCTGCAACATGTCGGCAGAGCTAATCGGCCATTTTCTCGCACTTCAGGTGAGTTCAAACagagatttcttttcaaattgaatgaaacagaaatgtatcCTGCAGCAAGTAGTGTTGCCTGCAGGGTGTTAACTCTGTCTGCTGTTCTTTGCTCAAATAAATGTAGGTTTTTATATTAGGGGAAAGGCGACTTAAGGATGCTTGTGGCTGTGTACAGAGCACTCTAGGAAGGTAGAATCATTTAGCAGCAACCTATCTGAACACATTGACCTTTTAGACTGCCTTTGTGCTTCACACAAGATCACCTCACTGCTCAGAGCTGTGTTTTCTACAGGCAAACAGGGATCATTTTACATGAGTTGCTGGAGAGCTCTGAACACTACAGTTGtcacatttttggttttaaaacttCCCCTTGCTTTAATTCATACAGACTCTTTGAAGGAAGGCAACAGCAGGCATACCATGCATCCCCCTCCGCCCTGTACTCTGCCTGTGGAAGGGCTGACCTCCCAAACAGTGAACTCAAACCCAGCTGAAAtaggtttatttttcaaagttatttccTAGATCCTTTAGAAATGGGTTACAAATCCCTGGAAGTCCAAGACCCCAGGTTGAAACTCATTGCATCCCAGCTTTATCCATCTCATCATTACAGTCTGCTAGCTAAAGGCTTACCTCATAGTCCACACTTCGGTTCAGCTGCAGCTCAGACCCCTGTATAGTGAAAAAACTGGCATCGGGGGAGGTAGGATTAATCATTACAGTGAAGCCTGGTTCCACATGAATCGTGGTCACCACGTAGCCAGGAGGGTTATTTTCATAAACACTTGGTCTGCTGTTTTCCACAGAACATCctggaaaaaacacacaaatgagACACAAAGTTGCCCAGGGATTCACATTGTGAAGGGTTGGCCAAGACCTGAGACTCCTCGGGTTGAACTCCTCGTTGAACAAAGCTGTGTCTGAGTAGGAGTGCAAAAATCTCCCACCTATAATGGTGCAACCTGCTGCTGTGGGGGTTATTGCTCTGTGGTCATGGACCTCCTGCAAGAGCTTACCTTGTTGCTGTGCTGAAACATGTGTCATGAAGGGCAGCAGAAAGAGCACAAGAGCGAGGAGCCAGTGAGAAACAGCCATGGTGAACCGCCGGGTGTTGAAAAAATGCCAGTTTCTGATTAAGCTcatcctcttctctccctgcctctcccagtGCTGTCTTCTGTGTTCCCTGCTTCATGGAGGCAAAAGACATTGGCTGGCTGGAGCAGATTGCTGCAGTTCAACCTTTGCCTCTTTGCCTCATTGGATGACTTATTGAAAGATATTTACCAGTCACGCAACATGATGACGCATAAACTCCTGTTTCTCCTTTGTTCCTGGGTCTTTCCTATCCTTAACTCTCTGTAGCAACAAGGATATATTTGAAGCATTTCAGAATTCAAAACCGAGCCCCCTGAGATAAGCATGAAGGAGGACAAGGGCTGAAGACACTTGGGAAGCTGTCTGTATactccagcctctcccagtggggaggaagggggcaAATTTATGTTTCTGATGTGCCAGGGTCTGTTTTGGTCAGATCATTTGCTGGAAAAAGGCATAATGATGCTACTCTACCCGTTATCTCTTGTTTATTTTAGCCAGGCTTTTTCTGCATGGCCCACATTCCCTTTTGTAACAGGTTTTGCTCTCCAGCCCATGACTTACG harbors:
- the CDHR5 gene encoding cadherin-related family member 5 encodes the protein MAVSHWLLALVLFLLPFMTHVSAQQQGCSVENSRPSVYENNPPGYVVTTIHVEPGFTVMINPTSPDASFFTIQGSELQLNRSVDYETDTLLLVDLICRNTAGQSDTLEIIVTILNVNDNSPVFKQTNLTEVVPEDTKVNATIVAREDLSASDADLDTIYYELTAIVAGTDGYFAIKGVNNPEIYLQKTLDYEKFKSTTLFLYARDRPVGSTETTHTATATIEIFIEQADTKPPWFLPCTFINTDNSICISSPYTGRVNISEMSREPLILEPGPIYAIDPDYTLNEKIVYSIVGGDTDKIFSVDADTGNLTMNKVATSPDSYLLQVMATQVNNIQKYSIASVEIKVINKSHYPPYFESGIYNGTVFVGLPARSFVFQAGNPSSPLMITAVDDDFPDKVNPNIKYYIKNSTDFIATEDGLILTNVVLQSPGTVTIEAVGKDMVSLQEASTVIVVEVFLAAAVTSSDKIYTAQDMAILGGTLAAVLLIVLVFLGVMIYKQYGKPVKYLIRKKFSRETSGSYQNQSYKQDEHPDVSTKQHETSENGSIQSRTRVQPALSLPSSHSEEIDSLPKASTASTILFDQEKKEEEMEGETEREKEVKSILKTDRHVADDGYKAVWFKTDVDPDAGERVEVIEDNAADGDDDSDQDLQKNEEEEEEDYDKGDQHRGLGVSFASESSSLPAAKVIVDMSRTDDNDI